A single window of Schistosoma mansoni strain Puerto Rico chromosome 7, complete genome DNA harbors:
- a CDS encoding putative ccaat-box DNA binding protein subunit B, giving the protein MERYDTPYIPHEHIKLNSSSCREPSECPDAEYVGTASLEPLSMAVLTSMTEDGLTSCDGEELTEDDDANDGLESMTDSNVLLQHQDIIENLQHLNNHSSNWLLSSRSGHLVNGNSNNHRVSHSVSTDDVDTNYNVESLDHHLHHQMTDSLLANPDLDARDSELGEDFDYTTPEQIESMHCHPTNNSNGENLNQNNSSSKSNRQMNMNYLIPSNNNLLTNQNFMKHNNTTYNEAALLSTSTTPSSQFGAAVDSSSNDNYSVNHNHGKQLINNSSSNIDLDDLTSEELFAYHGQIGQKLNNTSVNTNNNEPSYLYNIHQFKTQFTQNDELNNNSHHSQRITSSERDKSTKNISRPSLPEIAPVSLPDFSSHPHPIQMALNRMPWYSSSPSGSRDDKVISTRPFVLPSTVISSIITNKNQHQLIDRMDLSSDYDNLYPNSFQSPNNKYYPDCNLQASNRINNNNKHSSTLQRTTANEITATSSNTSSTAAVVGRPALRKLAKVSRSRTNCPLITPGEESDTMSGLVNRCFIKFTYFFKHFSICLN; this is encoded by the exons ATGGAACGTTATGATACACCATATATACCGCATGAACATATAAAATTGAATTCTTCCTCTTGTCGAGAACCATCAGAGTGTCCAGATGCTGAATATGTTGGCACTGCATCACTTGAACCATTAAGTATGGCTGTTTTAACTTCAATGACTGAAGATG GTCTTACAAGCTGTGATGGTGAGGAGCTTACAGAAGATGACGATGCTAATGATGGCCTTGAATCGATGACTGATAGTAATGTTCTTTTGCAACATCAAGATATCATCGAGAATCTACAACATTTGAATAACCATTCTTCAAATTGGCTCCTTTCATCTAGAAGTGGTCATCTAGTGAATGGAAACAGTAATAATCATAGGGTTTCACATAGTGTTTCTACTGATGATGTTGATACCAACTATAATGTTGAAAGTCTtgatcatcatcttcatcatcaaatGACTGATAGCTTATTAGCTAATCCAGATTTGGATGCAAGAGATTCTGAATTAGGCGAAGATTTCGATTACACAACTCCGGAACAAATCGAATCTATGCACTGTCATCCaacaaataatagtaatggAGAAAATTTAAATCAGAATaattcatcatcaaaatcaaatcgacaaatgaacatgaattatttaattccatcaaataataatttattaactaACCAAAATTTTATGAAACATAATAACACTACTTATAACG AAGCGGCTTTATTGTCAACATCCACAACACCCTCATCACAATTTGGTGCTGCAGTGGATAGTAGTTCAAATGACAATTATTCAGTTAATCATAATCATGGTAAACAGCTAATTAACAATTCATCATCCAACATTGATTTAGACGATTTAACTAGCGAAGAA CTATTTGCTTATCATGGACAGATTGGACAAAAACTTAATAATACTTCAGTCAATACTAATAATAACGAACCATCTTATTTATACAATATTCATCAATTCAAAACACAATTTACTCAGAATGATGAATTGAACAATAATTCTCATCATTCTCAACGGATTACTTCCAGTGAACGAGATAAGtcaacaaaaaatatttcacGACCATCCTTACCAGAGATAGCGCCAGTTAGCTTACCGGATTTTTCATCACATCCTCATCCTATACAAATGGCATTAAATAGAATGCCATGGtattcatcatcaccatctggTAGTAGAGACGATAAAGTCATCAGTACTCGTCCGTTTGTTTTACCGTCAACAGTGATATCATcaataattacaaataaaaatcaGCATCAATTAATAGATCGAATGGATTTAAGCTCTGATTACGATAATCTTTATCCAAATTCATTTCAATCACCGAACAATAAATATTATCCAGATTGTAATCTTCAAGCATCGAAtaggattaataataataataagcatagTAGTACTTTACAAAGAACAACAGCAAATGAAATAACTGCCACTAGCAGCAATACTAGTAGTACTGCAGCTGTGGTAGGTCGTCCAGCTTTAAGAAAATTGGCTAAAGTTAGTCGATCTCGTACAAATTGTCCATTGATTACACCTGGAGAGGAAAGTGATACGATGAGCGGGTTAGTGAATCGTTGTTTTATAAAATTCACTTATTTCTTCAAGCATTTCAGTAtatgtttaaattaa